GCGCAAGGAAGCCAAAGAATACGGGACCTGCCAGTTCGCTGAAGGCCTCGATATCAAAGGCAAGAAAGTCTGCGTGATCGAGGATGTTGTCACAACGGGCGGCCAAGTCGTTATCTCCACAAAGGATTTGCGTTCCTTAGGAGCCAATATCAGCCACGTCCTCTGCGTCATTCACCGCGGCCCCGTCTTCCCCGAACCCAAGCTCGAAGAAGTCGGCCTAGCCCTTAGTCCACTGTTCAAGAAATCTGATTTCTAGCCGATAAAAAGGACTGGTTTACTAACCAGGAGAAATCCGGATGAAACAGTATCTTTCAGTCCTTACTCTTGCAGCAGCGCTACTTTCTGTAGTTCCGAGCTTTGCTGAATATGATCCTTTTGATTGTACGACAAATTCAAATCTAGAAGCTTCCGGCCTTCAATGTGTATCCTGCGGTATTACCAAATACTATGCAGACAGAGGAGAGGTGGTAGATCCTTCACACAAGTGGCTAGTATTACTTTCGTTAATGGTAAGAAAAGAAGGCTCAAGTAATGACAAGCAAAAGATGCAGATGGCTGTTATCAAAGCTATTCAATCGTATGGCTTCTGTAATCAATATTTGGGTGAGGAAACACTGAAGAATGGCCGCTCAAAAGCGTCTCACGATATGAGTGCAAAAGATTGGGAATATTTTTTCAAGTTTCTGACTACTGAAGCTCTACCAGCAGAAAAATCATATAACGACGCTGCAAAAAAACTCGGCTTCAAAAATGCGTGGATGTCGAATACAGCTGCACGTAAGAACATGGATTATCTCTTTGAAGGCATGTTTGACGGTATTTTTCTTGATGCAAAAAGAGATAAATTCGCGAGCAAACTAAATGAGCTCGATGATTTTTCGAATGATGGCAAAGACGATCAAGGCCTTCGATCATGCTTAAGGGAAATCCGCGAGAAGTTCTTTACTAAAAGAATGACTGATAGAGAAACATATAAAATGTGCGAAGTGGTTGCAGATGCTTGTGACATTCCACGTGTTCCTATGGCTAAGGGACAAGACTTCTGTGTTCACAACGGAATGGGGTTGAGGCCAGCATCGGTAAAGCAACCTAATCCTATTAGTCCAATCGCTCCTCCCCCATCTCCGGGGTCGTCAGGTAGTCGTAAAGGGACAAGGTAGTTTAATCTTCGAAATATCGAGTTCTGTTTTCGTCGTGTAAGAAGTCTCGATATATTTCCTCAGCGTCTCTTTCCGGGTTGGGAACTTTACCGCCCGGAAGGTCCCCATTATCGACGACATCTTCTTTGATTTGAAATTCTGCATTTTTGAATCTTTCATACAGATATTCATAAACCTCTGGATACGTCTCCATGGTAAACTCTAGAACAGATCGAAGTCGAAAAGCTTTCAGAATAGCGCTATCCTTCCTGTTCTTTAGAGAGTTAATGATATTCTTAGACACTTCACTTTTTTCTTCGTCACTAAAGCGTAAGACAGGCGTGATTTGTTTTAGCCAGAATAAGTTTGCATCTTGGAATTTCGAAATTAAATTTTTACGCTGATCTGCCTCAATGGTTCTTTTTCTCAAGAAAAACTCAAATGCACCCAAGTCTTCTACTTCAAAGAAAAAGTTTAAGAACTCATCAACTTTTTCTTTAATTTCTCCTTCCGCGCCTTCTATCAAATAAAGAAGCTTTAAATGGGAGTCATGCAAAAGCCCCTCGTTTCTAATTTCCTTAAGAGACTCTTTTTCATCAAAAAGAGTATACAATAAAGGTCGTTTTCCCTGAATGGATGCTTTCATAGGAAAGTGCGTAGACCAGTAGAACATTAAAGCAGATGATCCATTGGACATACTATGCCTTCCTCTTTTATAGAGGTCCTCATCTGCCGCCAATAGAGCCGCTTTTGTAAATGGTAACTGATCTTTTTTCTCTTCTAATAATTTTAAAATCGAATACTGTGTTCCTCTCCTTCTTTTGTACGGCGATGCTCCTTTTTGCAAAAGAGAAGCGGCCCATTGATCTTGCTCATGAAGGATCATGAAATCCAACGCAGTAGTGCCGTCTTTTCCGTAGTCGTTAACTCTATATTCAGACACGTCATCCATTAGTTTATAAAAGAGAGACATATCTTCATTTTTGAGAGCAAAAGAAATTTGATCGGGAAAATTAATTCCGGCGTTACCTTCAATCTCCTCTTGGAGTTCTTCTTTGGTCATTCCGACTTTTATGACTTCGGGTTTGGGTGGAGTTTTGTCGGGGTTCTTTTGAAAAGAGCATGCCGTCACCATTAATGATGATGCTAAGACTAGTTTAAAAGAAAGAGATGGTTTCATCTTTCGCTCCACTTCAACCTTAGGAAATTACTTCGAGCACTTTTCTTCGATGGCTTTTTGGATGGTCACAAGTTTTTCGGAAGGGTTTTTTAGTTCCCACTGCCACTTGAAGTCGCGGCAGTCCTGCCACCATGGGAAAACCATTTTTCCGAAGGTCTCGCCTTTCGCTTCATCGCGCTTCAAGCGTTTGTAAACTTCGCGCTCAATGATCGAGTAGGCTTTGTGAGGCAGAAGACCTTTTTGAATGAGGTCGATCGTAAGCTCGACGGATGTGACGAAACCAATTTGTCCCGGCATCGTTGGAAATTTCGACTCCCCTTTGGCAGAATATGCTTCGCGAATGTAGCTGACCGCCGGAATTTGCGGGAATTCTTTTTCCATTTGATTGTAAACCACAGCATCGAACTGACCGTTGTCACCGAAGTAAATAACGAGTTCAGGCTTTTTATCTTCTAAAAGTTTGCGGATGACTTTTTGTTTCAACTCCGGGTCTTGCTTAATGCCAGAGTTCATGTGCAACTTCGTCACCGGAAAATCATTTTCCTCCAAGAAATCACCGTGCTGTTCATTCATCAAGAGCTTCGGCGCCAAACTCACATAGTGAAACTCGATGTCGTTGTGGTAAAAATCCAAGAGGTTATAAAGCTCGGACATTCCGGCAAAACGACTGTCGTCGTCGAGGAAAGAAGTCGCAGCCCCTTTCTTTGAAAGAACGTGGCTCACCTTGATTGTGTCGTCGATATCGGAAACAACAAGAATCTTCGCCAACGCCGCCTGTGACAGCAAAGACAAAGATAAAACCAAAGTAGTAAGCTTCATCATACGACTTCTCCTTCTCTGAACCTCGAACCCAATGACTAAAAGATAGACAGCGAGCGCCAGCCCGCGGCCCTGCCAGGTTCCAAAATCCAATTAGAATGTTTTAAAAACACGCTCTAGATACAGAGCAAAGAAAAAGCCAAACAAAGACCCATCAAAGATGGGGCCTTTTTCACCGATCTTATTTTTCGCCGACGATGTAGGCGATCCAGCTTTGACAGGACTCCCCGTGATCTACACGCGTGAAATTGCCGTCGCCGGAGCCGTCTTTAGCAGTGCCTTCCCAATATACGTGCGTTTTACGGAAACCCACCTCTTGCATGATGTCGCGGATTTCTGAAATCGACCAAAGTCTCCAATCGTAAGTGAAAACCTGTTCGATCTTTTTACCGCCGACGCGGAAATGGATGTGGAAAAGAGCTTCGTTGGTTACTGGGTCAAAGTTCGTTTGATCCCAATAATACGTGAAACCCTCGTGACGAATTGTATCTTCAATAGCGTCGTAACACTGACTGCCACCAAAAATATCCACAAGAAACATTCCGTCTTTGTTCAATGTCTTAAGAACGTTCGCGAAATATTTCTTAAGAACGTCTCTTTGTTTGAAGCAGAAATATGAAAAATTCATCGCGGCGACGATGTCAGCCTTATGAAGATTGGGATCAAGGACGTTGCCCTCGATCAACTTCATACGACGTTGCTGTTCCGGCTTTAATTTGACCAGGTAATTTTGGCGTCCATACGCCATTGGCTCTGGATCGAGATCAATCCCAATAGCCTCGTGACGAGGATTGAGTTTGATCCACTCTGTGGAAAGAGCGAACGTCCCGCAGAAATCTTCACGGAAAGTACGCGGGCTTTTACCTTTGAGTTCCTTGTAGGTGTCGCGGATAAAAACCACATCGTTTTCAGCTGATTGAACAGCTCTGCGGTAAAGATCGTATTTGTCGAAAAGAATCTTCGCGCTTTTTTTATTTACGCGACGACGGACTTTTTTTCTGTGAGACGTTTCAGCTTTAGCCATTAAGGTACTTCCGCTACAACTTCGCGAATTGCGAGTTCAATGTCATGGACTTGAGGCACAGAGTTCTTCTCCAAATTAGGGTGAAGACCAATCCCCGGCAAGTTCTTACCAGCTAGAACACGTGGACGAGCCATCAATTGATAGAACAACTCTTGCGTTGCTCTATAAGCCAAGTGCTCACCAAAGTTCGTCACTTCCGTATCTTCATTCACGAAAAGAACACGGCCTGTTTTTTCGATAGAAGATTTAATCATTTGCCAATCGTATGGGTAAATAGAGCGAAGATCGATCACTTCAACAGAGATGCCCTCTTGCGCCAATTTATCTGCAACCTCGTCACACAAATGAACCATGCGGCTGTAAGTAACAACCGTAATGTGTTCGCCGGAACGAGTGATTTTACCTTTACCGATTGGTACGATGTACTCTTCAAGACCCGGCCAACGCGGCTTCCAGCCTTCAGAGTTTTGCACCGGTTTATCGATCATCGCTTTCAATTCTTTCTCATCCGCCGGTTCGCCCGGAATGAGTTCGTCGCCTTTATGGCGCATCAAAGCTTTGGATTTCAAATACAAAACTGGATTCGGATCCTGAATCGCCGCAAGCATCAAACCATAAGCGTCCAAAGGATTCGACGGCATCACGATTTTCCAACCCGGCAAGCGAGATGCCCACGCATCGAACGAGTGTGAGTGATAAACGGAACCAAAGATTCCCGCACCCACTGGAGTCATCACAACCATTGGAAGTTGGATCTGTCCATTCGTACACCACAAAGTGTTTCCAGCGATTTTCAAAAGATCAATGGTATTAAAGATGTAATCGGCGAACTGAATCTCTGCTACGCAACGATCACCGCCCATAGCGATACCCATTGCCATAGAAATGATTCCGCGCTCATCCAGTGGAGAGTTCCAAGCTGTTTTCAGACCTTGAGTCGCCGTAAAAACACCACCCAGTGGCGCGCCCACGTCTTGTCCGAAAATATCTTTAACGCCCATGTTTGTTTCACCGTAGTGAAGGGCCATTCTGATAGCCTGTGCTACGCTTGCCATTAGAACTTCCTCCAGTCCGCATTTTCATTGCCAACAAAAACGTGATCCCAAACAGATTCACCTGTTGGCACCGGCTCTTGACGAGCTTGTTCTTGAGCCGCAATGCCTTCCGCTTCGTAAATTTCCCAAATTTTCTTGATCGCTTTTTCCGTCAAGATGCCAGCATCAAGAAGTCTGTTTTCAAATACCACCACAGGATCTACAAGATGCGCTTTTTTATTCGCACCATCGGCAGAGGAGTGACCATACAAACGGCTCACATGTGCTTCGATGAACGAAGGCTTGCCTGTTTTACGGATGTACTCCATCTCCTCTTGGATTGCTAAATATGTCTCTACAGGATCATTGCCATTGATCACGCGTGAACGAATATTGAATGCCTTCGCACGGTCCGCGATGTTGGTTTCACCATGCTGACCCTCAAACGGCGTCGAGATACCGAATTTATTATTTTGTACAGTAATGAGAACCGGAAGTTCCTGGCCTTTGCGAGAAGCCAAGATCAACGCTGAAGCAAAATCGCCTTCTGCCGTTCCCGCGTCACCGCCTGTCACGATAGAAAGAGCTTTTTTACCCGCGCGCTTTTGCACATGAGCCGTACCGCAAGCGATCGGATATTGCACTTCAATCGGAGACGTCACCGGAG
This region of Bdellovibrio sp. 22V genomic DNA includes:
- a CDS encoding transketolase C-terminal domain-containing protein — translated: MASVAQAIRMALHYGETNMGVKDIFGQDVGAPLGGVFTATQGLKTAWNSPLDERGIISMAMGIAMGGDRCVAEIQFADYIFNTIDLLKIAGNTLWCTNGQIQLPMVVMTPVGAGIFGSVYHSHSFDAWASRLPGWKIVMPSNPLDAYGLMLAAIQDPNPVLYLKSKALMRHKGDELIPGEPADEKELKAMIDKPVQNSEGWKPRWPGLEEYIVPIGKGKITRSGEHITVVTYSRMVHLCDEVADKLAQEGISVEVIDLRSIYPYDWQMIKSSIEKTGRVLFVNEDTEVTNFGEHLAYRATQELFYQLMARPRVLAGKNLPGIGLHPNLEKNSVPQVHDIELAIREVVAEVP
- a CDS encoding class I SAM-dependent methyltransferase; protein product: MAKAETSHRKKVRRRVNKKSAKILFDKYDLYRRAVQSAENDVVFIRDTYKELKGKSPRTFREDFCGTFALSTEWIKLNPRHEAIGIDLDPEPMAYGRQNYLVKLKPEQQRRMKLIEGNVLDPNLHKADIVAAMNFSYFCFKQRDVLKKYFANVLKTLNKDGMFLVDIFGGSQCYDAIEDTIRHEGFTYYWDQTNFDPVTNEALFHIHFRVGGKKIEQVFTYDWRLWSISEIRDIMQEVGFRKTHVYWEGTAKDGSGDGNFTRVDHGESCQSWIAYIVGEK
- a CDS encoding thiamine pyrophosphate-dependent dehydrogenase E1 component subunit alpha, with protein sequence MSKKTTVKAGSKPAAKKAAKPTAKTAVKTSKKTARKDNFGGLSEDILLRMHDLMVKSRVLEERLIKIYKAGEAYFWIGGPGEEAFGVPLGMLARKGQGPEYDWFHLHYRCTPTLLALGMNMIDSIRLIMNRSTDPSTGGRNFANHYCFPQWNVAPVTSPIEVQYPIACGTAHVQKRAGKKALSIVTGGDAGTAEGDFASALILASRKGQELPVLITVQNNKFGISTPFEGQHGETNIADRAKAFNIRSRVINGNDPVETYLAIQEEMEYIRKTGKPSFIEAHVSRLYGHSSADGANKKAHLVDPVVVFENRLLDAGILTEKAIKKIWEIYEAEGIAAQEQARQEPVPTGESVWDHVFVGNENADWRKF
- a CDS encoding phosphatase domain-containing protein — translated: MMKLTTLVLSLSLLSQAALAKILVVSDIDDTIKVSHVLSKKGAATSFLDDDSRFAGMSELYNLLDFYHNDIEFHYVSLAPKLLMNEQHGDFLEENDFPVTKLHMNSGIKQDPELKQKVIRKLLEDKKPELVIYFGDNGQFDAVVYNQMEKEFPQIPAVSYIREAYSAKGESKFPTMPGQIGFVTSVELTIDLIQKGLLPHKAYSIIEREVYKRLKRDEAKGETFGKMVFPWWQDCRDFKWQWELKNPSEKLVTIQKAIEEKCSK